One region of Trachemys scripta elegans isolate TJP31775 chromosome 8, CAS_Tse_1.0, whole genome shotgun sequence genomic DNA includes:
- the ATOX1 gene encoding copper transport protein ATOX1 yields MPKHEFSVDMTCEGCSNAVTRVLNKLGGVQFEIDLPNKKVCIDSEHSVDTLLATLKKTGKSASYLGEK; encoded by the exons ATGCCG AAGCACGAGTTCTCTGTTGACATGACCTGCGAAGGCTGCTCCAATGCGGTCACGCGCGTTCTCAACAAGCTGGGAG gtgtCCAGTTTGAGATCGACCTGCCCAACAAGAAGGTGTGCATCGACTCGGAACACAGCGTCGACACCTTGCTGGCCACGCTGAAGAAAACCGGGAAGAGCGCCTCCTACCTGGGGGAGAAATAA